One stretch of Sinomonas terrae DNA includes these proteins:
- a CDS encoding SDR family NAD(P)-dependent oxidoreductase has product MDLNNAVMIVTGASSGIGASTARAAAAAGARLVLAARREDRLNELAEQLPDAIPVRCDVTDPAQVHNVVDAALERYGRVDILINNAGQGLHEPLEKVDPDDFRAILELNAVAPLVAMQAVLPAMRAQGAGSIVNVSSGTTLRPLPGAGAYAASKAALNMLSTIARAEFADSGIAVSTVYPFVTATEFHRVLRAGAGPVRREGAPQAQTPEQVAEVILDLVRSGAEHADLIPAKLGGSYTG; this is encoded by the coding sequence ATGGACTTGAACAATGCGGTGATGATCGTGACCGGTGCGTCCTCGGGGATTGGCGCGTCGACGGCGCGGGCAGCCGCGGCGGCGGGCGCCCGGCTGGTCCTCGCGGCGCGTCGCGAGGACCGCCTGAACGAACTGGCCGAACAGCTCCCCGACGCGATCCCGGTGCGATGCGATGTGACCGATCCCGCCCAGGTGCACAACGTCGTCGACGCGGCCCTCGAGCGGTACGGTCGTGTGGACATTCTCATCAACAACGCGGGCCAAGGCCTGCACGAGCCCCTCGAGAAAGTGGATCCCGACGACTTCCGGGCCATCCTCGAACTCAACGCCGTCGCCCCGCTCGTCGCGATGCAGGCCGTGCTCCCCGCGATGCGGGCGCAGGGTGCGGGCAGCATCGTCAACGTCAGCTCGGGCACCACACTCCGGCCCCTCCCCGGCGCTGGGGCGTACGCGGCGTCGAAGGCCGCGCTCAATATGCTCTCCACGATCGCGCGCGCTGAGTTCGCGGACTCCGGCATCGCGGTCTCGACCGTGTACCCGTTCGTCACGGCGACCGAGTTTCACCGCGTCCTCCGCGCGGGCGCCGGCCCCGTGAGACGCGAAGGCGCACCGCAGGCGCAGACCCCTGAGCAGGTTGCGGAGGTCATCCTCGACCTCGTGCGTTCGGGAGCGGAACACGCCGACCTCATCCCCGCCAAGCTCGGAGGCTCCTACACGGGGTAA
- a CDS encoding SRPBCC family protein, with translation MEAKADSGTLTDKIGLGGLKDAAGSFASSLVNNGIGKVSDRVEGITDKLSDFTDGKSSGPSIKDKAVQEGIKAKVKGKSPALGAVGGALSGVKDKVVAGAKALTGGGGRGSRRQKLVNIVEWVDVGVPVRVAYNQWTEFEEWSDFMKKVENVEHNEDEGKVSFKGQVFLSHRTWESQIKEMVPDSRIIWKSKGPKGHLDGAVTFHEYGPQLTKICAVVEYYPQGFFEKTAQIWRAVGRRVRVELKRYVRHVMTSTILNPDDVEGWRGEIRDSEIVRTHDEVVEEEQRQADEDRQRAEEQEPEEDQQRGEEEEPEEGEGQEDQGEASDEGEEESEPEDEYDDEDEEEGEGEQSEGEEEPEDEYDDEYDEGEDEDEDEGEEEEPEDEYDDEGEEEPKDEADGRDAGQSREPSGSRGRR, from the coding sequence ATGGAGGCAAAGGCAGACTCCGGCACCCTGACCGACAAGATCGGTCTGGGCGGCCTGAAGGACGCGGCAGGAAGCTTCGCGTCCTCGCTCGTGAACAATGGCATCGGCAAGGTCAGCGACAGGGTCGAGGGCATCACCGACAAGCTCAGCGACTTCACCGATGGGAAGTCCTCGGGACCGAGCATCAAGGACAAGGCGGTCCAGGAGGGCATCAAGGCGAAGGTGAAGGGCAAGAGCCCGGCCCTCGGCGCGGTCGGTGGGGCACTCTCGGGCGTGAAGGACAAGGTCGTGGCCGGCGCCAAAGCCCTCACAGGTGGGGGCGGCCGCGGCAGCCGCCGTCAGAAGCTCGTGAACATTGTCGAATGGGTCGACGTGGGCGTTCCCGTGAGGGTGGCCTACAACCAGTGGACCGAGTTCGAAGAATGGTCCGACTTCATGAAGAAAGTCGAAAACGTCGAGCACAATGAGGACGAGGGAAAGGTCTCCTTCAAAGGCCAGGTATTCCTCTCCCATCGCACGTGGGAATCCCAGATCAAGGAGATGGTCCCCGACAGCCGGATCATCTGGAAGTCCAAAGGCCCAAAGGGCCACCTTGATGGCGCGGTCACTTTCCACGAATACGGGCCGCAGCTGACCAAGATCTGTGCAGTCGTCGAATATTACCCTCAGGGATTCTTTGAGAAGACCGCCCAGATCTGGCGCGCCGTAGGCAGGCGCGTCCGTGTCGAGCTCAAACGGTATGTCCGGCACGTCATGACCTCGACGATCCTCAATCCCGACGACGTCGAAGGCTGGCGCGGCGAAATCCGTGACAGCGAGATCGTGCGCACGCACGACGAGGTCGTGGAGGAGGAGCAGCGCCAAGCCGACGAGGACCGGCAGCGGGCCGAGGAACAGGAGCCCGAAGAGGACCAGCAGCGAGGCGAAGAAGAGGAGCCCGAAGAGGGCGAAGGCCAGGAAGACCAGGGCGAAGCCAGCGACGAGGGCGAGGAAGAGTCCGAGCCCGAGGACGAATACGACGACGAGGACGAAGAGGAGGGTGAAGGCGAGCAGTCCGAGGGTGAGGAAGAACCTGAGGACGAATACGACGACGAGTACGACGAAGGCGAAGACGAGGACGAAGACGAGGGTGAGGAAGAAGAGCCCGAGGACGAATACGACGACGAGGGTGAAGAAGAGCCCAAGGACGAGGCGGACGGCCGGGATGCCGGTCAGAGCCGTGAACCGTCGGGTAGTCGGGGGCGCCGATGA
- the gvpJ gene encoding gas vesicle protein GvpJ: protein MSSTAMQPRGGYLDRPHSSSLADVLNVILDKGLVIDAYVRVSLVGIEVLTIDARIVIASVDTYLRFAEATNRLDLTQQGGKGLPDMINDMSEGGSHGKTKGVIGGVKDALVGDKDKDKDDDDKEEARPSRRRRDEG, encoded by the coding sequence ATGAGCAGCACGGCCATGCAGCCACGAGGTGGTTACCTCGACCGCCCGCATTCCAGTTCCCTCGCCGACGTTCTCAACGTCATCCTCGACAAGGGCCTTGTGATCGACGCCTACGTGCGCGTATCACTCGTCGGCATCGAGGTCCTCACGATCGACGCAAGGATCGTGATCGCGAGCGTGGACACGTACCTGCGTTTCGCCGAGGCCACGAACCGCCTCGACCTCACGCAGCAAGGCGGCAAGGGCCTGCCCGACATGATCAACGATATGTCCGAGGGCGGCTCCCACGGCAAGACCAAGGGCGTGATCGGCGGGGTGAAGGACGCACTCGTCGGGGACAAGGACAAGGACAAGGACGACGACGACAAGGAAGAAGCGCGTCCGTCTCGCCGGCGGAGGGATGAAGGGTAG
- a CDS encoding GvpL/GvpF family gas vesicle protein — protein MESASEISMNLYVYGVVPAEAEIPRLTGLRGEEIVTVPSDAHAALVSPLADPETIGTPDDLMAHSSVLDRIAATAPVLPMVFGTVVPNAETLTDEVLDPQYGLYEENLRRIGDAAQFSLQARFVRDAVLAELINEEPEIASLREAISGTSEDETRNERIRLGELIVQGLQRKAAEEAPRIRSALEPLAKETVEREASQAEDVLDLAVLVERPRQAEFEETAEALAREGAGRLTFRLIGPQAPYDFTGEV, from the coding sequence ATGGAGAGCGCATCCGAGATTTCCATGAACCTCTACGTCTACGGCGTCGTCCCTGCCGAAGCCGAGATTCCTCGGCTCACGGGTCTCCGGGGCGAAGAAATCGTGACCGTTCCTTCCGATGCGCACGCGGCACTCGTCTCCCCGCTCGCCGATCCGGAGACGATCGGCACCCCGGATGACCTCATGGCGCACAGCTCGGTCCTGGACCGCATCGCCGCGACGGCGCCCGTCCTGCCGATGGTCTTCGGAACGGTCGTCCCGAATGCCGAGACGCTCACGGACGAAGTCCTCGATCCGCAGTACGGCCTGTACGAGGAGAACCTGCGGCGCATCGGGGACGCCGCCCAGTTCTCCCTGCAGGCTCGGTTCGTCCGCGACGCGGTCCTCGCAGAGCTCATCAACGAGGAACCCGAGATCGCCTCGCTCCGAGAGGCGATCTCGGGGACCTCGGAGGACGAGACCCGCAACGAGCGGATCCGACTCGGGGAACTCATCGTCCAGGGGCTTCAGCGCAAGGCCGCCGAAGAGGCTCCCCGCATCCGGTCTGCTCTCGAGCCTCTTGCCAAAGAGACCGTCGAGCGCGAGGCCAGCCAGGCTGAGGATGTCCTCGATCTCGCGGTGCTCGTCGAACGGCCGCGTCAGGCCGAGTTCGAAGAGACGGCCGAGGCGCTCGCTCGGGAGGGTGCGGGCCGGCTCACCTTCCGCCTGATCGGACCGCAGGCGCCCTACGACTTCACCGGGGAGGTCTGA
- a CDS encoding gas vesicle protein GvpG, producing MGLISGLFGLPLAPARGVVWVAERLQEEAERQYYDPGTIRRELQAVAAARDEGSISEEEAADLERELVARLLEGNARRREGG from the coding sequence ATGGGTCTCATCTCGGGTCTCTTCGGGCTGCCGCTGGCTCCGGCGCGCGGTGTCGTCTGGGTCGCTGAGCGTCTGCAGGAGGAAGCCGAACGCCAGTACTACGACCCGGGCACGATCCGGCGCGAGCTTCAAGCGGTGGCAGCGGCGCGGGACGAGGGCAGCATTTCCGAAGAGGAGGCGGCGGATCTCGAGCGGGAGCTCGTGGCCCGCCTCCTGGAGGGTAACGCCCGACGACGGGAGGGCGGCTGA
- the gvpO gene encoding gas vesicle protein GvpO: MADEEQRAAPRRSEAPRERGRDREEAPRERDRDREEAPRRTRPPGDRPTRPRPKPEEREQRDREQRDEQPRRRESSDERPERAGAPRKRRPDDAEQRRRDEDRERDDQDEREHEPDEDRDQHDDQDREQEQEQDEQEQERPARKGLSTTRLAQSAVAQLQQLTTRDIEAVVGMYRNENGNLTVILEVVESAHFPDSADIMAEYSVEVDPQGELVGYSRGPRYQRGRPSGK, from the coding sequence ATGGCAGACGAAGAGCAGCGAGCGGCGCCGCGCCGCAGCGAGGCACCGCGCGAGCGTGGTCGGGACCGCGAGGAGGCACCGCGCGAGCGTGATCGGGACCGCGAGGAGGCACCCCGCCGAACGAGGCCGCCGGGCGACCGGCCCACGCGCCCTCGCCCCAAGCCCGAGGAGCGGGAGCAGCGTGACCGGGAGCAGCGTGACGAACAACCGCGCCGCCGCGAGTCGTCGGACGAGCGCCCAGAGCGTGCTGGGGCTCCGCGCAAGCGCCGGCCTGACGACGCGGAGCAGCGGAGGCGCGACGAGGACCGCGAGCGCGACGACCAGGACGAGCGCGAGCACGAGCCCGACGAGGACCGCGACCAGCATGACGACCAGGATCGCGAGCAGGAGCAGGAGCAGGACGAGCAGGAGCAAGAGCGGCCCGCGCGGAAGGGCCTGAGCACGACCCGTCTGGCCCAGAGCGCGGTCGCGCAGCTCCAACAGCTCACGACTCGCGACATCGAGGCCGTCGTCGGTATGTACCGCAACGAGAACGGCAACCTCACCGTGATTCTCGAGGTGGTTGAAAGCGCTCATTTCCCCGATTCGGCCGACATCATGGCCGAGTATTCTGTGGAAGTAGATCCTCAGGGGGAGCTCGTCGGCTACTCTCGGGGCCCGCGCTATCAGAGGGGCCGGCCGAGCGGCAAGTAA
- the gvpJ gene encoding gas vesicle protein GvpJ, translated as MSSEGESSEGRQSVPSAGESSSARNTPRETGSARESGSPRETASASGARSDVVPYSTRGQASAPYPQRPASRQPLQPERSREGTLEHVIETLLDKGLVINADITVSLAGVELLGIRIRAALASLETAARYGLDFPMGTNRNTSAWDNAMEQKETCPQCGKSAPVDQLLYEFCPWCGWRSALALQGGGGQTPDGGGQPNKPRQRRVAKGDDGDGTEG; from the coding sequence ATGAGCAGCGAAGGCGAAAGCTCCGAGGGCCGGCAGTCCGTGCCCAGCGCGGGCGAGAGTTCCTCTGCGCGCAACACCCCCCGTGAAACCGGCTCCGCGCGTGAGTCGGGGTCGCCGCGCGAGACCGCTTCCGCCTCGGGCGCGCGCTCCGACGTCGTCCCCTACTCGACGCGAGGCCAAGCCTCGGCGCCCTACCCACAGCGTCCGGCGTCGCGCCAACCCCTCCAGCCTGAGCGGAGCCGCGAGGGAACGCTCGAACACGTCATCGAGACCCTCCTCGACAAGGGCCTCGTCATCAATGCGGACATCACGGTCTCGCTGGCCGGGGTCGAGCTCCTGGGGATCCGCATCCGGGCGGCGCTCGCCTCTCTCGAGACGGCCGCGCGCTACGGCCTCGACTTTCCGATGGGGACGAACCGCAACACCTCCGCGTGGGACAACGCAATGGAGCAGAAGGAGACCTGCCCTCAGTGCGGCAAGAGCGCTCCGGTGGATCAGCTGCTCTACGAGTTCTGCCCGTGGTGCGGGTGGCGGAGCGCGCTCGCGCTTCAAGGCGGCGGCGGCCAGACGCCCGACGGCGGCGGCCAGCCCAACAAGCCGCGCCAGCGGCGGGTGGCCAAGGGCGACGACGGCGACGGGACCGAGGGCTGA
- a CDS encoding gas vesicle protein, which produces MSGLLDVLLNKGVYLDLDAIVTVAEVPLIGISLRAVLGGMETMLEYGMMDDWDERTRAWARRSLPSGLDLGEHEEIVTRMPGSAFRDEPPNGVWQPGTVFLTTQRLLVHRSEPSAVLWQAPIDVIAHIGIVRERTVGGEEAQRLVVMMDDGATSRLTAARPDRLRELFERTRASQSNAPAGSTADPSDPKAPSVLNEGARSEPTRDEPAPAGDQPDTIVGEGELWFAETRSAGAVWRRGIGRCDRSAGFTWRGDGDRRPAVRVPPSDVLAVRAGEAPEGADAPEGLEALALDTRLGVVRLAAAQPDRWSHWLEQLIPEEVGREHAQDR; this is translated from the coding sequence TTGTCCGGGCTCCTCGACGTGCTCCTCAACAAGGGCGTGTACCTCGACCTCGACGCTATCGTCACGGTGGCCGAGGTACCGCTCATCGGGATCAGCCTGCGGGCTGTGCTTGGGGGCATGGAGACGATGCTCGAGTACGGGATGATGGACGACTGGGACGAGCGTACGCGTGCATGGGCGCGCCGGTCCCTTCCGTCCGGCCTTGACCTCGGCGAACACGAGGAGATCGTTACGCGCATGCCTGGGTCTGCGTTCCGGGACGAGCCGCCGAACGGCGTGTGGCAGCCCGGGACCGTGTTCCTCACGACGCAACGGCTCCTCGTTCACCGCAGCGAGCCCTCCGCCGTCCTGTGGCAGGCGCCGATCGACGTGATAGCTCACATCGGGATCGTGAGGGAGCGGACGGTCGGTGGCGAGGAGGCACAGCGCCTCGTCGTCATGATGGACGACGGCGCCACGTCTCGCCTCACAGCCGCGAGGCCCGATCGGCTTCGGGAGCTGTTCGAGCGAACGCGTGCGTCCCAGTCGAATGCCCCTGCAGGCAGTACAGCGGACCCAAGCGACCCGAAGGCCCCAAGCGTCCTCAACGAAGGGGCCCGGAGCGAACCGACCCGAGACGAGCCGGCCCCCGCCGGCGATCAGCCAGACACGATCGTGGGCGAGGGCGAACTCTGGTTCGCCGAGACCCGTTCCGCCGGCGCCGTGTGGCGTCGGGGAATCGGCCGCTGCGACCGGAGTGCCGGCTTCACGTGGCGTGGCGACGGCGACCGCCGCCCGGCGGTGAGGGTGCCGCCGTCGGACGTTCTTGCGGTCCGGGCCGGCGAGGCTCCGGAAGGCGCAGACGCACCCGAGGGCCTCGAGGCCCTCGCCTTGGACACCCGGCTGGGCGTGGTCCGCCTCGCGGCCGCCCAGCCGGATCGGTGGAGCCATTGGCTCGAGCAGTTGATCCCCGAGGAGGTGGGCCGTGAGCACGCTCAGGATAGATGA
- a CDS encoding gas vesicle protein K, with the protein MSTLRIDEDNLKNGVLTLVVTLVEVIQEALEAQAVRRIEGGSLTDEEQDRLGNALLELDEAMAQLKRDHGIDESVEELRRGLDDIVVDLVDKVTNPGRWGEARGELG; encoded by the coding sequence GTGAGCACGCTCAGGATAGATGAGGACAACCTCAAGAATGGGGTGCTGACCCTCGTCGTGACGCTCGTCGAAGTCATCCAGGAGGCGCTCGAGGCACAGGCGGTGCGGCGCATCGAGGGCGGTTCGCTCACGGACGAGGAGCAGGATCGGCTCGGCAACGCGCTCCTCGAACTCGACGAAGCAATGGCGCAGCTCAAACGCGATCACGGCATCGACGAGTCGGTCGAGGAGCTCCGCCGGGGTTTGGACGACATTGTCGTGGACCTCGTGGACAAGGTCACGAATCCCGGACGCTGGGGCGAGGCCCGGGGGGAACTCGGGTGA
- a CDS encoding GvpL/GvpF family gas vesicle protein gives MSAEGLYVYAIVPAETDQTSLGRGIDGAALELVPAREAVAAVVHRHTEPPYSGSDEAAERRVLEHGEVVERCWAATKRVLPMGFNVIVSPGDGASAEERLVEWLNRSAPALARRLEALRGLVELRVEISLREDATGSGSGEVHELEEHMRERPPGVQRLLRRRLESLRRATAEEVADRLYPEYRRRLAQLSRDLTENVRGHPPEGCVTVLNVAVLADEGDIPQLGAELADIEAEEPGVRVAFLGPWPPFSFADVPDLPSVEWTA, from the coding sequence GTGAGCGCAGAGGGCCTGTACGTCTACGCGATCGTCCCCGCGGAGACCGACCAAACGTCGTTGGGTCGCGGCATCGACGGGGCTGCCCTCGAACTCGTCCCAGCGCGCGAGGCGGTCGCCGCCGTCGTGCATCGCCATACTGAACCGCCGTACAGCGGCTCGGACGAGGCCGCGGAGCGCCGCGTCCTCGAACACGGGGAGGTCGTCGAGCGGTGCTGGGCGGCAACGAAGCGCGTGCTGCCCATGGGATTCAACGTCATCGTCTCGCCGGGGGACGGCGCTTCCGCGGAGGAGCGGCTGGTCGAATGGCTCAACCGCTCGGCCCCTGCCCTCGCGCGGCGCCTCGAGGCCCTTCGGGGGCTCGTCGAACTGCGCGTCGAAATATCGCTCCGTGAGGACGCGACGGGCAGCGGCAGCGGCGAGGTGCACGAGCTCGAGGAGCACATGCGGGAGCGGCCGCCCGGGGTTCAGCGGCTGCTCCGGAGGCGGCTCGAGTCCCTCCGCAGGGCCACCGCGGAGGAGGTTGCCGACCGCCTGTACCCCGAGTACCGGCGCCGGCTCGCCCAGCTCTCGCGGGATCTCACCGAGAACGTCCGGGGCCACCCGCCGGAGGGCTGCGTCACGGTGCTGAACGTCGCCGTCCTCGCAGACGAGGGAGACATTCCGCAACTCGGTGCCGAACTCGCGGACATCGAGGCCGAGGAGCCGGGCGTTCGTGTAGCGTTCCTCGGGCCATGGCCCCCGTTCTCCTTCGCCGATGTGCCCGATCTGCCGTCGGTAGAGTGGACTGCATGA
- a CDS encoding non-heme iron oxygenase ferredoxin subunit has product MSEGIDVGSPDEIEEGTAKVVEPEDSGFDEPIAVFRTESGCFFALNDTCTHEEASLAEGWIEGDTVECPLHSSSFNLRTGKVLCLPATVDARTHKVAVEEGRVVLYPGVDADDAARTAD; this is encoded by the coding sequence ATGAGTGAGGGAATCGACGTCGGCAGCCCGGACGAGATCGAGGAGGGCACGGCCAAGGTCGTTGAGCCCGAGGATTCCGGTTTCGACGAACCGATCGCTGTCTTCCGCACCGAATCCGGCTGCTTCTTCGCGCTCAACGATACGTGCACCCATGAGGAGGCATCGCTCGCGGAGGGCTGGATCGAGGGCGACACGGTCGAGTGCCCGCTGCATTCCTCGAGCTTCAACCTCCGAACCGGCAAGGTCCTCTGCCTGCCCGCCACCGTCGATGCGCGCACGCACAAAGTCGCCGTTGAGGAGGGGCGCGTCGTCCTCTACCCGGGCGTCGACGCCGACGACGCGGCCCGCACCGCAGACTGA
- a CDS encoding NAD(P)/FAD-dependent oxidoreductase, which produces MSSNLDAPRRIVILGGGVAAFSAASELRTRGYDGALTLLSPEGLPYDRPPLSKGYLLGTEDAAKIALVPEAWYAEHAVDVLAERAVALRPSEASVELGDGGLLSADRVLIATGARPRPLAVPGGELALTLRDRADADALRDALAPGARVVVVGAGLIGAEVTSAAVGFGAEVTLIDPIDPPLVPAVGEALARRLHAMHGQHGVRTIASIPVEISASDGGGARLLRLADGSAVAADAVVAGIGIVPDAALAAAAGIEVDDGVLVDASGATSNPTVFAAGDVSRLRRPDGTLTRRAEHWEAAVRSGQAAAAGMLGEPPPAFGAPWFWLDRYGVHVEAVGTLDGRFGGRVILREADGVPQAAFLLADDGHLLGAAAVDLPLLIRAARRIMDRGLTPDPAALADPSVPPRKLVP; this is translated from the coding sequence GTGTCTTCGAACCTTGACGCCCCGCGTCGAATCGTCATCCTCGGCGGAGGCGTGGCCGCCTTCAGCGCCGCGAGCGAGCTGCGCACCCGGGGGTACGACGGCGCGCTGACGCTCCTCTCCCCCGAGGGCCTGCCGTATGACCGGCCGCCGCTCAGCAAGGGGTATCTGCTCGGCACCGAGGACGCCGCGAAGATCGCGCTTGTGCCCGAGGCCTGGTACGCCGAGCACGCCGTCGACGTTCTCGCTGAGCGGGCTGTCGCGCTTCGCCCCTCGGAGGCCTCCGTCGAGCTGGGCGACGGCGGGCTTCTCAGCGCCGATCGCGTCCTGATCGCTACCGGCGCCCGGCCTCGCCCCCTCGCCGTTCCCGGCGGGGAGCTCGCGCTCACGCTGCGCGACCGGGCAGATGCGGACGCTCTCCGGGACGCCCTCGCGCCGGGGGCACGCGTCGTCGTCGTCGGCGCCGGGCTCATCGGGGCGGAGGTCACCTCGGCCGCCGTCGGCTTCGGGGCAGAGGTGACGCTCATCGACCCGATCGACCCGCCGCTCGTCCCTGCCGTCGGCGAGGCGCTTGCACGGCGGCTCCACGCGATGCACGGCCAGCACGGGGTCCGCACCATCGCGTCCATTCCCGTCGAGATTTCAGCGTCCGACGGCGGCGGCGCTCGCCTCCTGCGGCTGGCGGACGGTTCCGCCGTGGCCGCCGATGCTGTCGTGGCTGGGATCGGGATCGTGCCCGATGCCGCCCTCGCGGCTGCCGCCGGAATCGAGGTCGACGACGGAGTGCTCGTCGACGCCTCGGGAGCGACCTCAAACCCCACCGTCTTCGCGGCCGGCGACGTCTCACGCCTCCGCCGCCCCGACGGAACGCTCACCCGCCGAGCCGAGCATTGGGAGGCGGCCGTGCGCTCGGGTCAAGCGGCAGCGGCAGGAATGCTGGGTGAACCGCCTCCGGCCTTCGGTGCTCCCTGGTTCTGGTTGGACCGCTATGGGGTGCACGTCGAGGCGGTCGGCACGCTCGATGGGCGCTTCGGTGGTCGCGTCATCTTGCGAGAGGCCGACGGCGTCCCCCAGGCTGCATTTCTGCTTGCCGACGACGGGCACCTCCTCGGTGCCGCCGCCGTCGACCTCCCCCTCCTGATCCGCGCCGCGCGCCGGATCATGGACCGCGGCCTCACACCGGACCCGGCCGCCCTCGCCGACCCGAGCGTCCCTCCGCGAAAGCTCGTGCCCTAA
- a CDS encoding gluconokinase has translation MESLHVVVMGVAGAGKTTVSAALADRLGWVLAEADEFHPQANVDKMASGVPLTDEDRWPWLRSIRDWMTTQASVGRSTVLTCSALKRSYRRLLTQADGHVVFAHLDGSPELLAERMASRSGHFMPTGLLPSQLSTLEPLTADEYANGSLRLDISHSPESLVNAIQATLHLPVA, from the coding sequence ATGGAATCCCTGCATGTCGTGGTCATGGGTGTGGCCGGAGCGGGCAAGACGACTGTGTCGGCCGCGCTCGCCGATCGTCTGGGCTGGGTTCTGGCCGAGGCCGACGAGTTCCACCCCCAGGCGAACGTCGACAAGATGGCGAGCGGCGTACCCCTTACCGACGAGGACCGCTGGCCCTGGCTCCGCAGCATTCGCGACTGGATGACCACTCAGGCCTCCGTGGGACGGAGCACCGTCCTGACCTGCTCGGCGCTCAAGCGCAGCTACCGCAGGCTGCTCACCCAGGCGGACGGCCACGTCGTCTTTGCGCATCTCGACGGCTCTCCCGAGCTCCTCGCAGAGCGGATGGCCAGCCGTAGCGGCCACTTCATGCCGACCGGCCTTCTCCCGAGCCAGCTCTCCACGCTCGAGCCGCTCACCGCAGACGAATACGCGAACGGAAGCCTGCGTCTGGACATCTCGCATTCCCCTGAGAGCCTCGTCAACGCGATCCAGGCGACGCTCCACTTGCCCGTCGCTTAG
- a CDS encoding FadR/GntR family transcriptional regulator has protein sequence MLDSIGEAIASGRYTPGHRLTLEELQREHGVSRTVARDTMRVLETMNLVTSRRRVGIVVQDASQWNVYDPQLVRWRLASERRDEQYASLTELRIAAEPVAAAGAARRASGSQRTELLRVAVELARLGEVGDLEAFLAADIAFHRLILRSSGNEMFAALDGMVSEVLTSRTRQGLMPFHPREEALEAHRLVAKAIADGNAAGAESAMRQVLHEVRTALHLAP, from the coding sequence ATGCTCGACTCCATCGGAGAAGCCATCGCCTCGGGCCGCTATACGCCCGGCCATCGCCTCACTCTCGAGGAGCTCCAACGCGAGCACGGCGTCTCTCGCACCGTTGCCCGGGACACGATGCGCGTGCTCGAGACGATGAACCTCGTGACCTCGCGGCGTCGGGTCGGGATCGTGGTGCAGGACGCGTCGCAGTGGAACGTCTACGATCCGCAGCTCGTGCGGTGGCGCCTGGCCTCGGAGCGGCGCGACGAGCAGTACGCGTCGCTGACCGAGCTCCGCATCGCTGCCGAACCTGTCGCAGCCGCAGGCGCCGCGCGGCGTGCGAGCGGCTCCCAACGCACGGAGCTCCTGCGCGTGGCGGTCGAACTCGCGCGACTCGGCGAGGTCGGCGACCTCGAGGCCTTCCTCGCGGCCGATATCGCGTTCCACCGGCTCATCCTGCGCAGCAGCGGAAACGAGATGTTCGCGGCGCTCGACGGAATGGTCTCCGAGGTGCTCACGAGCAGGACCCGGCAGGGGCTCATGCCGTTCCACCCTCGCGAGGAGGCGCTCGAGGCGCATCGGTTGGTGGCGAAGGCGATCGCCGACGGGAACGCGGCGGGGGCCGAATCCGCCATGCGCCAGGTCCTCCACGAGGTCCGAACGGCCCTCCACCTAGCCCCCTGA